One genomic segment of Theobroma cacao cultivar B97-61/B2 chromosome 6, Criollo_cocoa_genome_V2, whole genome shotgun sequence includes these proteins:
- the LOC18595993 gene encoding ankyrin repeat-containing protein At3g12360, with translation MPKEMDPKLLEAIARNYRHSFSSLVRKKKGILERRDPSSNTALHLAARFGHADLVKEIVKLCPDLVLSENERQETPLHEACRQGNAEVITLLFESNPVAATKFNNENQSPFLLACRNGHLNVVKLMLRESWLMEFEEDRVDSTPLHVAVSGGHINIINELLRVRPHFARKTNKKGLSPLHYASSRGHLETTKLLLSHDPDLALQYDIDGHTPLHLAAINGYMTILEAFLSSSPTSIGYLTRDGETVFHLAIRFGKYNAFLFLARFFNFTNLLRRQDGFGNTILHLAVLRENYQSVKYIIDTTAVDINHQNLKGYTALDILEHSGVDAENKQLKALLQRAGGKSSKEFSPLTPDIKQINPSMVTLENPRDEIQEKELKVFHPGLDSRSVGEHPKDSKPSIEPSVHLATSSTAPNSTEKFLKSQFAGSLPQSWKERMVLPTQWHQRKHLSKSCGHLSALSTIEASRKDLHEHGYGEKSNVQEEGELSEPESSKEEQDKLRNLWQLKCASERHRKELSKLHRSRQHKQYEMHREAALNARNTIILVAMLIATVTFAAGINPPGGVYQEGPLKGKSTVGRTKAFKVFMISNYIALFTSLGIVVALVSIIPFQRKQLMRLILITHKLLWVSLSFTTTAFISGTWVVMPQGRDCGWIVEFLLAASVGSLGILFIYLGVALSRHRRRKLRWREEKDKKKETVVDAAIEGKNRSQCSIFDSISENQSELSQSTNSDVDSSTSLGYHAY, from the exons ATGCCTAAGGAAATGGATCCAAAGCTTTTAGAGGCAATTGCAAGAAATTACAGGCACTCCTTTAGTAGTTTAGTTCgcaagaaaaaaggaattcTTGAACGAAGAGATCCCTCTTCGAACACCGCGTTACATCTTGCTGCAAGATTCGGGCATGCCGACTTGGTGAAAGAAATTGTTAAGTTGTGCCCTGACTTGGTTCTATCAGAGAATGAGAGGCAGGAGACTCCGTTACATGAAGCATGCCGTCAAGGGAACGCTGAGGTGATCACCCTGCTTTTTGAGAGCAATCCTGTGGCGGCAACCAAATTCAACAATGAAAACCAGAGCCCTTTCTTGCTAGCCTGCAGAAATGGGCATCTCAATGTGGTGAAACTCATGCTGAGAGAGTCCTGGTTGATGGAATTTGAGGAAGATAGGGTTGACTCAACTCCTTTGCATGTAGCCGTATCGGGCGGACACATAA ATATCATAAATGAGCTATTGCGAGTACGTCCGCACTTTGCTCGAAAGACTAACAAGAAAGGACTTTCTCCATTGCATTATGCTTCTAGCAGAGGGCACCTGGAGACGACGAAATTGCTTTTGAGCCATGATCCTGACCTTGCTTTGCAATATGACATTGATGGTCACACGCCGTTGCACCTAGCAGCGATTAATGGCTATATGACCATTCTTGAAGCATTTCTGTCAAGCTCTCCCACTTCCATCGGATATTTGACTAGAGATGGAGAAACAGTGTTCCATCTGGCCATAAGATTTGGAAAATATAATGCATTTCTATTTTTAGCAcggtttttcaattttaccaaTCTTCTCCGACGGCAAGACGGATTTGGAAACACCATATTGCATCTTGCCGTCCTAAGAGAGAACTACCAA TCAGTGAAGTACATCATTGATACAACTGCCGTGGACATCAATCATCAGAATCTTAAAGGATACACGGCATTAGATATCCTTGAACATTCCGGAGTAGATGCAGAGAACAAGCAATTGAAGGCATTGTTACAGAGAGCTGGAGGTAAAAGCAGCAAGGAATTCTCACCTCTTACGCCAGATATTAAACAAATCAATCCGTCAATGGTGACACTTGAAAACCCCAGAGATGAAATCCAGGAGAAAGAGCTAAAAGTTTTTCACCCTGGGCTTGATTCAAGAAGTGTTGGTGAACATCCCAAAGACTCCAAACCTAGCATCGAGCCATCAGTGCACTTGGCTACATCAAGCACGGCACCGAACTCAACAGAGAAGTTTCTCAAGAGTCAGTTTGCAGGGTCTCTACCACAGTCCTGGAAGGAGAGAATGGTTTTGCCAACTCAATGGCACCAGCGAAAGCATCTCAGTAAATCATGTGGACACTTGTCTGCTCTAAGTACGATAGAAGCATCAAGAAAGGATTTACATGAGCATGGGTACGGTGAGAAATCTAATGTTCAGGAGGAGGGTGAGCTATCAGAACCAGAGTCCTCAAAGGAAGAGCAGGATAAACTAAGGAATCTGTGGCAATTGAAGTGTGCCAGTGAAAGACACAGGAAAGAACTAAGTAAACTTCATAGAAGTCGCCAGCATAAGCAATATGAAATGCACAGAGAAGCAGCACTAAATGCCCGGAACACAATAATACTGGTTGCCATGTTGATTGCTACAGTTACGTTCGCGGCAGGCATAAACCCTCCTGGTGGTGTGTATCAGGAGGGACCCTTGAAAGGGAAATCAACAGTTGGAAGAACAAAAGCTTTCAAGGTCTTTATGATAAGCAACTATATCGCATTGTTCACTTCTTTAGGCATTGTAGTAGCTCTAGTCAGCATCATCCCCTTTCAAAGAAAACAGTTAATGAGGCTAATATTGATCACTCACAAGCTCTTGTGGGTATCTTTGTCATTCACTACGACGGCTTTCATCTCTGGCACATGGGTGGTTATGCCACAAGGTCGAGATTGTGGGTGGATTGTGGAGTTTCTACTGGCTGCCAGTGTAGGGAGTCTTGGAATTTTGTTCATTTATCTAGGAGTTGCATTATCTAGGCATCGACGGAGGAAGTTGAGGTGGAGGGaagagaaagataaaaaaaaggaaacagtTGTTGATGCTGCCATCGAAGGAAAAAACCGGTCGCAATGCTCTATATTTGATTCCATTAGTGAAAACCAGTCAGAGCTGAGTCAATCGACCAACTCTGATGTCGATAGTTCCACATCCTTAGGATATCATGCATATTAA